From Bosea sp. NBC_00550, the proteins below share one genomic window:
- a CDS encoding HlyD family efflux transporter periplasmic adaptor subunit, which yields MNREIERLDTRVPDPVESRRAGAGRIVRFIYAALVFGVLGFFIVSFGLPLVFLDGPGVVSAPRTAISPPYLVQIKRMDVGPGSVVQEGTPIAEVISPQIEVVASGLLQTLADITGREIELRVKARVSHAAIEHARARSQLAEEAFQRLERSADLGTASLIYRSDVFKERSLAVQNLVTLEAEAEEATAQLVRLAAVREEVRGQFAKIRKEFNDGIILSPVSGIISNQTRQAGETIAAATAIAEVYLSKDIYVDWYIPDFRMIDPKPGQRVFVVFGRTRYAATLTEVLPISDQLDARRGSVFRQPDSGQIGRVRFDAGVQPPTLNSTVSVHMYYSEFTDSIARRLMWLFNIA from the coding sequence ATGAACCGCGAGATTGAACGCCTCGACACCCGGGTTCCAGACCCAGTCGAAAGTCGCCGAGCGGGCGCGGGACGGATTGTCCGTTTCATCTACGCCGCCCTGGTTTTCGGTGTTCTCGGCTTCTTCATTGTCAGTTTTGGCCTGCCGCTGGTCTTCCTAGACGGTCCTGGCGTGGTCTCGGCGCCGCGCACGGCCATTTCGCCGCCCTATCTTGTCCAGATCAAGCGGATGGATGTGGGGCCGGGCTCGGTCGTGCAGGAGGGCACGCCGATCGCCGAGGTGATTTCGCCCCAGATCGAAGTCGTTGCTTCAGGCCTTCTGCAGACCCTCGCCGATATCACGGGCCGCGAGATTGAACTCCGGGTCAAGGCACGCGTCTCGCATGCAGCCATCGAGCATGCCCGCGCGCGATCGCAGTTGGCTGAGGAAGCCTTCCAGCGTCTGGAGCGCAGCGCAGACCTCGGGACCGCCAGCCTGATCTATCGCAGCGACGTGTTCAAGGAGCGCTCACTGGCGGTCCAGAACCTCGTGACCCTGGAAGCGGAAGCCGAGGAGGCGACGGCGCAGCTGGTGCGTCTGGCTGCCGTGAGAGAGGAAGTCCGCGGGCAGTTCGCCAAGATCCGGAAGGAATTCAACGACGGTATAATCCTGTCGCCGGTGAGCGGCATCATTTCGAACCAGACGCGCCAGGCGGGCGAAACAATTGCAGCGGCAACGGCGATCGCCGAGGTCTATCTGTCCAAGGACATCTATGTCGATTGGTACATTCCCGATTTCAGGATGATTGATCCCAAGCCCGGACAGCGGGTCTTCGTCGTCTTCGGGAGAACCCGTTACGCAGCCACCCTCACCGAGGTCCTTCCCATCTCGGACCAGCTCGATGCGCGTCGCGGGTCGGTCTTTCGGCAGCCGGATTCAGGCCAGATCGGTCGCGTCCGCTTCGATGCGGGAGTGCAGCCACCAACGCTGAACTCCACTGTGAGCGTCCATATGTATTACTCCGAGTTCACGGACAGCATCGCGCGACGGCTGATGTGGCTGTTCAATATCGCCTAG
- a CDS encoding DUF3987 domain-containing protein produces MVTPGLFVGGVMLTLPHLQRALGGEITGGQLVAPGPGHSPADRSMAVKIAPDHPGGFVVHSHAGDDPMACRDYVKTRAGIDDRSMPRIMSNPRVRQAAPVRDYAEQNKQRAIAIWNESVDPRGTLAEVYLRSRGLELADEMAMAVIRFHPSCPFGKNTRHPCMVVAFHSIDTGELVAIHRTALTADGSKIDRKMMGPVGSAAIKLESIEGSSRTIVIGEGIETCLSARAAGISPVWATGSADAIKDFPVMPDIEAIGVLGEMDESGASQRATQAVGDRWHAAGREVHVFLPTAGKDINDALQANGSDAAVKLGVFHPTPEPDAPDAEPASADGPIPLFPPLPEAERFPIESLGPVLSSAAAAIASKVQVPEAIAAQSVLAVAALVSQAHADVMMPYGQTRPLSLDVVTIAPSGGRKTSADSEALGPVRKREKALKEVQEHEHRLWSIDFAAWSAEKKKIEGNRKLQHDERRRALVALGPEPERPLSPFLTVPEPTIEGLVKAWVNAPAALGIFTAEGGMFIGGHGMSPDNRLRTAAGYSEMWDGQPIKRIRALDGVTILHGRRLSMHLMVQPDAAAQFLADPLLRDQGLLSRVLVAAPESIAGTRFYRDVEPEDNDAIHSYGARILSILEAPWPLAEGSRNELEPRVLTITEAATIAWKAFYNHIEGQCGAGGELHPVEDFAAKIAEHAARIAGVLTIVDHVRATEIGSDAMCAALKLADWYVYEALRLQRAARTDRRLIRAQQLLDWMRERGEEEFSVRDIGKLAPPAFRIKAAADEALAILASHGWIEEVSARPRRVRLVQEASA; encoded by the coding sequence ATGGTCACGCCCGGCCTATTCGTCGGAGGTGTCATGCTGACACTCCCCCACCTTCAGCGCGCCCTCGGCGGCGAGATAACCGGCGGCCAGCTTGTCGCGCCGGGGCCGGGCCATAGTCCTGCAGACAGGTCGATGGCGGTCAAGATCGCGCCGGACCATCCTGGCGGCTTCGTGGTGCACAGCCACGCCGGCGACGATCCGATGGCCTGCCGGGACTATGTGAAGACTCGCGCTGGCATCGACGACAGGTCGATGCCTCGCATCATGAGCAACCCGCGCGTACGCCAAGCCGCCCCCGTTCGGGATTACGCCGAGCAGAACAAGCAGCGCGCCATCGCGATCTGGAATGAATCGGTCGATCCGCGCGGCACGCTCGCCGAGGTCTACCTCCGGTCGCGCGGCCTCGAACTGGCTGACGAGATGGCGATGGCCGTGATCCGGTTTCATCCGTCCTGCCCGTTCGGCAAGAACACCCGCCACCCCTGCATGGTCGTGGCATTCCATAGCATCGATACCGGCGAGCTCGTTGCCATCCATCGCACCGCGCTGACAGCTGACGGCTCCAAGATCGATCGGAAGATGATGGGCCCCGTCGGCAGCGCTGCGATCAAGCTTGAAAGCATCGAAGGCTCCAGCAGGACGATCGTGATCGGGGAAGGCATCGAGACGTGCCTGTCAGCGCGCGCGGCCGGGATCTCGCCGGTCTGGGCGACGGGATCGGCCGACGCGATCAAGGACTTCCCCGTCATGCCGGACATCGAGGCCATCGGTGTTCTGGGAGAGATGGATGAGAGCGGCGCCAGTCAAAGGGCGACGCAGGCCGTCGGCGACCGGTGGCATGCGGCTGGCCGCGAAGTTCATGTGTTCCTTCCCACGGCCGGCAAGGACATCAACGACGCGTTGCAGGCCAATGGCAGCGATGCGGCGGTCAAGCTTGGAGTGTTCCATCCGACACCGGAGCCGGACGCCCCCGACGCAGAGCCGGCCAGCGCCGACGGCCCGATTCCGCTCTTCCCGCCCTTGCCCGAAGCCGAGCGCTTTCCGATCGAGTCGCTGGGACCGGTCCTGTCTAGCGCTGCCGCTGCCATCGCGAGCAAGGTCCAGGTGCCCGAGGCGATCGCCGCGCAATCCGTGCTCGCCGTCGCCGCGCTCGTATCGCAGGCGCATGCCGATGTGATGATGCCCTACGGCCAGACACGGCCCTTGTCGCTCGACGTCGTGACGATAGCGCCATCCGGAGGCAGGAAGACATCGGCCGATAGCGAAGCCCTCGGGCCAGTCCGCAAGCGTGAAAAGGCGCTGAAGGAAGTGCAGGAGCACGAGCATCGCCTGTGGTCGATCGACTTTGCCGCCTGGAGTGCGGAGAAGAAGAAGATCGAGGGCAACCGGAAACTGCAACACGACGAGAGGCGGAGGGCTTTGGTCGCGCTCGGTCCCGAGCCGGAGCGCCCGCTCTCCCCGTTCCTGACCGTACCCGAACCGACGATCGAGGGGCTGGTGAAGGCGTGGGTCAATGCACCGGCGGCGCTTGGCATCTTTACCGCCGAGGGTGGCATGTTCATCGGCGGGCACGGCATGTCGCCGGACAACCGGCTAAGAACCGCTGCCGGCTATTCGGAAATGTGGGACGGGCAGCCAATCAAGCGCATTCGCGCGCTCGACGGCGTCACGATCCTCCACGGCCGCCGGCTTTCCATGCACCTGATGGTGCAGCCTGACGCAGCGGCGCAATTCCTCGCCGATCCGCTCTTGCGCGATCAGGGCCTCTTGTCGCGCGTGCTGGTGGCCGCGCCCGAGAGCATCGCCGGCACTCGTTTCTATCGCGATGTGGAGCCCGAGGATAACGACGCGATCCACTCCTACGGCGCGCGCATCCTCTCGATCCTCGAAGCGCCGTGGCCGCTGGCCGAAGGCAGCAGAAACGAGCTCGAGCCGCGTGTGCTCACCATCACCGAGGCCGCCACTATAGCGTGGAAGGCCTTCTATAATCACATCGAAGGGCAGTGCGGGGCTGGCGGCGAGCTTCATCCTGTGGAGGACTTTGCGGCCAAGATCGCCGAGCATGCGGCGCGCATCGCAGGCGTGCTTACGATCGTGGACCACGTCCGGGCGACCGAGATTGGCTCCGACGCCATGTGCGCAGCCCTGAAGCTGGCCGACTGGTATGTGTACGAGGCCCTACGCCTTCAGCGGGCCGCTCGCACCGATCGGCGCCTTATCCGCGCCCAGCAGCTTCTGGACTGGATGCGCGAGCGCGGCGAGGAAGAGTTCAGCGTCCGCGACATTGGCAAGCTCGCCCCGCCAGCCTTCCGCATCAAGGCCGCGGCAGACGAAGCCCTCGCCATCCTCGCCTCGCATGGCTGGATCGAGGAGGTGTCGGCCCGTCCTCGCCGCGTGCGGCTGGTCCAGGAGGCCAGCGCGTGA
- a CDS encoding helix-turn-helix domain-containing protein: MDTAFIPPVDPLIPFLKGIALAGLKPTKGYAELAAGRLKAVRNGRRTFIRASEIERYIRSLEGVSEKEAVNDAG, translated from the coding sequence ATGGACACTGCATTCATCCCACCCGTCGATCCGCTGATCCCCTTTCTCAAGGGCATCGCGCTGGCGGGGCTAAAACCTACCAAAGGCTACGCCGAACTCGCCGCCGGCCGTCTCAAGGCGGTTCGCAACGGCCGCCGGACCTTCATCCGGGCATCTGAGATCGAGCGCTATATCCGCTCGCTCGAAGGCGTCTCCGAGAAGGAGGCCGTCAACGATGCAGGCTGA